A single Thermococcus celericrescens DNA region contains:
- a CDS encoding MFS transporter, producing the protein MEGGKRGLEWRYTVAALLSSLGSAVLGPYLSLWLKTVGLSFSEIGLVQGVSEIVQLLTDFPTGGFADRYGRVKTCAAGSALFGTGLLMIALSSGLPMVLLGSAMTGFGAALVSGTMIPWLYDSLGDGNRVKDVLSRVKALSGPVRFAGGLSAGYLASLAPNLPVLAAGLLSIASALTAYLLLPDNYGTLKKSYVEVLKEGLHELRHNRAVHFLLAASFLLSFSVRAFFTFWMILLSGRGLPETYMGLLFALMVLSTSGGALIAKKISPTPRALAALTALWGLEILLLGLVEGLAPSILLLFAIEITLGARFPVMAVVRNRFIPSEARSTVNSAMSTMASGFMAAANIFVGALASSFGLEVAYKTAGILALASALPLLLLSEFDQE; encoded by the coding sequence GGTACTGGGCCCTTACCTGAGCCTGTGGCTTAAAACGGTGGGCCTCAGTTTTTCGGAGATTGGCCTGGTTCAGGGCGTTTCTGAGATCGTCCAGCTCCTAACGGACTTTCCAACGGGTGGTTTTGCGGATCGGTACGGCCGGGTGAAAACGTGCGCAGCGGGGAGTGCTCTCTTCGGCACCGGACTCCTGATGATAGCGCTCTCCAGCGGCCTTCCTATGGTTCTCCTGGGTTCGGCAATGACCGGATTCGGGGCGGCGCTGGTCAGCGGGACGATGATACCCTGGCTGTACGATTCCCTTGGCGACGGCAACAGGGTCAAAGACGTCCTCAGCAGGGTCAAGGCGCTCTCAGGGCCGGTTCGATTTGCTGGTGGTCTTTCCGCGGGCTATCTGGCGTCACTCGCACCGAATCTGCCCGTGTTAGCCGCGGGACTGCTCTCGATCGCATCGGCCCTCACGGCGTACCTCCTGCTGCCGGACAACTACGGGACACTGAAAAAGAGCTACGTTGAGGTGCTCAAGGAGGGTCTGCACGAGCTCAGGCACAACCGGGCAGTTCACTTCCTTCTGGCTGCTTCATTCCTCCTCAGCTTCTCCGTCAGGGCGTTTTTCACTTTCTGGATGATACTGCTTTCGGGCAGGGGACTTCCAGAGACGTACATGGGTCTGCTCTTTGCACTGATGGTGCTGTCCACCTCCGGGGGAGCGCTGATTGCAAAGAAAATCAGTCCCACACCAAGGGCACTCGCCGCATTAACGGCACTGTGGGGACTTGAGATACTCCTCCTCGGCCTTGTGGAGGGCCTTGCACCCAGTATTCTGCTGCTTTTTGCCATTGAAATCACGCTGGGAGCCAGATTTCCGGTGATGGCCGTTGTCAGGAACAGATTCATCCCATCCGAAGCCCGTTCGACCGTTAACTCCGCGATGAGCACGATGGCGAGTGGCTTCATGGCCGCCGCAAACATCTTCGTTGGAGCACTGGCTTCTTCCTTCGGCCTGGAAGTGGCGTACAAAACGGCAGGAATCCTCGCCCTTGCCTCTGCCCTTCCACTGCTGTTGCTCTCGGAATTCGATCAAGAATGA
- a CDS encoding ferritin-like domain-containing protein, whose translation MSRALELFMEKASVREEVREAVRELAERPLKEILAYMIRGEVDSTGLYKFLHEKLPDGYPKERFKKFLEMERGHDLEVSRLFRTLFPGEGVPDVRLKSWARVFWERDYRLRTVGDYLKVLEIGMDAEQLSEMVYKMLAELLENPEHKKLMESLAEDEREHYEFLRAEYDFYSKIERQKALKELINKIKKEDG comes from the coding sequence ATGAGCCGGGCGCTTGAGCTGTTCATGGAAAAGGCCAGCGTTCGAGAGGAAGTCAGAGAGGCCGTCAGAGAACTTGCAGAGAGACCCCTTAAGGAGATACTCGCATACATGATCAGAGGGGAAGTTGATTCCACTGGACTCTACAAGTTCCTCCATGAGAAACTGCCGGATGGGTATCCAAAAGAGAGATTTAAAAAGTTCCTTGAAATGGAGCGGGGCCATGACTTAGAGGTTTCGAGACTGTTCCGGACACTCTTCCCCGGTGAGGGAGTTCCTGATGTCCGCCTGAAGAGCTGGGCTCGAGTATTCTGGGAGAGGGATTATCGTCTCAGGACTGTCGGGGATTACCTGAAGGTCCTCGAAATTGGCATGGACGCGGAGCAGCTTTCTGAGATGGTATACAAAATGCTCGCGGAACTTCTCGAAAACCCTGAGCACAAGAAGCTTATGGAAAGTCTAGCGGAGGATGAGCGTGAACATTATGAGTTCCTGAGGGCTGAATATGACTTCTACTCAAAGATCGAACGCCAAAAGGCGTTGAAGGAACTCATAAATAAGATCAAAAAAGAGGATGGATGA
- the trm10 gene encoding tRNA (guanine(9)-/adenine(9)-N1)-methyltransferase, with amino-acid sequence MKTLADVFREALKEKGIESFGVLSKRFRKSKSKLQDVAVEIINGKGAIFRVPEKTAVAWDLNGNRVEGSHYAYAPLCMMEKFEPVLMPEELRSKLLEWPYFIIDLYHWNKHTQKEKGKVCLQVSQSYGLLRDYFTGRELAVTWANDEFERMFKGPIDRITLYAGPTAEFLRENDIDEVVLLDPWAEEVLSEKDFDVGAFIIGGIVDTGGNKKKTTPKIGEELEKAGIKVRRRKIVLKGDVVGVPDRINRILGIILKMMVEGKSMDEAVYEFQEPLHARWRLRKELPKRAIRYKVNGKTYRVVEKELFDEYSRWLKIRWEDFVKVLRELDLIALERKRIHHLNKISNPRIINGKTYRVILLKKAAMLCYNC; translated from the coding sequence ATGAAGACGCTCGCCGATGTTTTCAGGGAAGCATTGAAAGAGAAGGGGATCGAGAGCTTCGGAGTGCTCTCAAAGAGGTTCAGGAAGTCAAAGAGCAAGCTCCAGGACGTGGCAGTGGAGATAATCAACGGAAAGGGAGCAATATTCCGCGTCCCGGAGAAAACCGCAGTGGCCTGGGACCTGAACGGCAACCGTGTCGAGGGCTCGCATTACGCCTACGCCCCGCTGTGCATGATGGAGAAGTTCGAGCCGGTTCTGATGCCCGAAGAGCTCCGCTCAAAGCTCCTAGAGTGGCCCTACTTCATAATCGACCTCTATCACTGGAACAAACATACGCAGAAGGAGAAGGGCAAGGTCTGCCTGCAGGTGAGCCAGAGCTACGGCCTGCTGAGGGACTACTTCACGGGGAGGGAGCTCGCCGTAACGTGGGCGAACGATGAGTTCGAGAGAATGTTTAAGGGCCCCATCGATAGAATAACACTCTACGCCGGGCCGACGGCGGAGTTTTTGAGGGAGAACGACATCGACGAGGTGGTCCTCCTCGACCCCTGGGCGGAGGAGGTTTTGAGCGAGAAGGATTTTGACGTTGGGGCCTTTATAATCGGCGGCATCGTCGACACCGGCGGGAACAAGAAGAAGACCACGCCAAAAATTGGTGAGGAGCTTGAGAAGGCTGGGATAAAGGTCCGCCGGAGGAAGATCGTTCTCAAGGGCGATGTTGTGGGCGTCCCCGACAGGATAAACCGCATCCTCGGCATAATCCTCAAGATGATGGTGGAAGGGAAATCAATGGATGAAGCCGTCTACGAGTTCCAGGAGCCACTTCACGCCCGCTGGCGCCTGAGGAAGGAGCTCCCCAAGCGTGCGATCAGATACAAAGTGAACGGCAAGACCTACCGGGTGGTCGAGAAGGAGCTGTTCGATGAGTACTCCAGATGGCTCAAAATCCGCTGGGAGGACTTCGTGAAGGTGCTGAGGGAGCTCGACCTGATAGCGCTCGAGCGGAAGAGGATACACCACCTCAACAAGATCTCCAACCCCAGGATAATAAACGGAAAGACATACCGGGTGATTCTCCTCAAGAAGGCCGCGATGCTGTGCTATAACTGCTGA
- the trm5b gene encoding tRNA (guanine(37)-N1)-methyltransferase Trm5b, with product MLAVKVPKREAEKVRRKLIDLGVLAKGYAVKREGEFILFPVTGPVEGFELVEAEFERLERKPHSYREVVEVPDEVRGLLPSSLDIIGEVAIIELPEELMPYGKAIGEAILKVHRHIKAVFAKGSKISGEYRVRELIYLAGERRTETLHRENGIRLKLDVAKVYFSPRLATERMRIFEKTHPWEVVFDMFAGVGPYAVLLAKKAKLVFACDINPWAIRYLEENIRLNQADNVVPILGDVRKVAGKFEADRVIMNLPKFADRFLREAMLSVRDGGVIHYYGFGPEEDLFSEHEAKIKAVARELGFGVEFRGERKVRPYAPRQFNIAIDFQVLK from the coding sequence ATGCTCGCAGTCAAAGTCCCCAAGCGGGAAGCTGAGAAAGTCAGGAGAAAACTAATCGACCTCGGCGTCCTGGCGAAAGGATACGCCGTCAAACGGGAGGGCGAGTTTATACTCTTCCCGGTCACGGGGCCCGTAGAGGGCTTCGAGCTTGTCGAGGCTGAGTTCGAGAGGCTTGAGAGAAAACCCCACAGCTACCGCGAGGTCGTTGAGGTTCCGGACGAGGTTAGAGGGCTCCTTCCGAGCTCCCTCGACATAATCGGCGAGGTTGCGATAATCGAGCTTCCGGAGGAGCTGATGCCCTATGGAAAAGCAATCGGCGAGGCGATTCTCAAGGTTCACCGCCACATAAAGGCCGTCTTCGCCAAGGGGAGCAAGATTTCTGGGGAATACCGTGTGAGGGAGCTTATTTACCTCGCCGGCGAGAGGAGAACGGAAACTCTCCATCGCGAGAACGGGATAAGGTTAAAGCTCGACGTTGCCAAAGTTTACTTCTCCCCCCGCCTGGCCACGGAGCGGATGAGGATTTTCGAGAAGACGCACCCTTGGGAGGTCGTCTTCGACATGTTCGCCGGCGTCGGGCCGTACGCGGTGCTTCTAGCTAAGAAAGCAAAGCTCGTCTTCGCCTGCGACATCAACCCATGGGCGATTCGCTACCTTGAGGAGAACATCAGACTGAACCAGGCCGACAACGTCGTGCCGATCCTCGGAGACGTGAGGAAGGTGGCCGGCAAATTTGAGGCCGACCGGGTGATAATGAATCTCCCCAAGTTCGCCGACCGCTTCCTGAGGGAGGCCATGCTGAGCGTTAGGGACGGTGGCGTGATCCACTACTACGGCTTTGGCCCGGAAGAAGACCTGTTCTCAGAGCACGAGGCGAAGATTAAAGCCGTTGCCCGGGAGCTGGGCTTTGGGGTTGAGTTCCGGGGGGAAAGGAAAGTCCGCCCCTACGCGCCAAGGCAGTTCAACATCGCGATCGACTTTCAAGTACTGAAGTAA
- a CDS encoding AMP phosphorylase, with protein sequence MKVKVRILDVYSGRYSVFINEKEAMKAKLHPDDLVKLEAGKKTVYGSVVISSLVKEGEIGISRDVLQLHSFSEGEVVTVIPSGTPESVRYIKKKMNGGKLRKVEIETIIKDIVDRKLRDIEISSFVTSLEINGLDMDEIAALTIAMAETGDMLDIDRKPIMDVHSIGGVPGNKTNILVVPIVAAAGLTIPKTSSRAITSAAGTADVVEVFADVSFSLDEIKRIVEKIGACMVWGGALNLAPADDITIKSERALSIDPTGLMLASIMSKKYAMGSQYVLIDIPTGKGVKVESVDQARALARDFIELGKRLGQYVEVAITYGGQPIGHTVGPALEAREALQALMAGTGPGSLIEKATGLAGVLLEMGGVAPAGMGKKMAREILESGKAYQKMREIIEEQGGNPDIKPEDIPVGDKTYTFTAPTSGYITAIDNKAITGIARAAGAPEDKGAGIELYVKVGEKVKEGDPLFTIHAESEARLDQATVFARRTEPIRIEGMVLQRIGNI encoded by the coding sequence GTGAAGGTGAAGGTCAGGATACTGGATGTGTACAGCGGGAGATACTCGGTTTTTATAAATGAGAAAGAGGCCATGAAGGCCAAGCTTCACCCGGATGATCTCGTAAAGCTTGAGGCCGGCAAGAAAACGGTTTATGGTAGCGTAGTCATAAGCAGTCTTGTTAAGGAGGGAGAGATAGGAATAAGCAGGGACGTTCTTCAACTTCACAGCTTCTCTGAGGGTGAGGTGGTCACGGTCATTCCGAGCGGCACGCCCGAGAGCGTCCGCTACATAAAGAAGAAAATGAACGGAGGAAAGCTCCGGAAGGTGGAGATAGAGACGATAATCAAGGACATCGTTGACAGGAAGCTCCGCGACATTGAGATAAGCTCATTCGTCACCTCGCTTGAGATAAACGGCCTCGATATGGACGAGATAGCCGCCCTGACGATAGCCATGGCCGAGACAGGCGATATGCTCGACATAGACAGAAAGCCAATAATGGATGTCCACAGCATTGGAGGCGTCCCCGGCAACAAGACCAACATCCTCGTCGTGCCTATCGTTGCCGCCGCCGGCCTCACCATCCCTAAGACCAGTTCCCGCGCAATAACCAGCGCGGCCGGAACGGCGGACGTCGTGGAGGTCTTCGCGGACGTCAGCTTCTCCCTCGACGAGATAAAGCGCATCGTGGAGAAGATAGGCGCATGTATGGTCTGGGGCGGTGCCCTCAACCTCGCCCCGGCCGACGACATAACCATCAAATCGGAGCGCGCTCTCAGCATTGACCCGACCGGTCTGATGCTGGCCAGCATAATGTCAAAGAAGTACGCCATGGGCAGCCAGTACGTTCTCATTGACATTCCAACCGGCAAGGGCGTCAAGGTCGAGAGTGTGGACCAGGCCAGGGCCCTGGCGAGGGACTTCATTGAGCTGGGCAAGAGGCTCGGTCAGTACGTCGAGGTGGCCATAACCTACGGCGGACAGCCGATTGGACACACCGTTGGCCCGGCCCTCGAGGCGAGGGAGGCACTCCAGGCCCTTATGGCAGGCACCGGTCCTGGCAGCCTTATAGAGAAGGCCACCGGGCTCGCCGGAGTCCTCCTGGAGATGGGCGGTGTTGCACCGGCTGGAATGGGAAAGAAGATGGCGCGCGAGATACTCGAGAGCGGAAAGGCCTACCAGAAGATGCGCGAGATAATAGAGGAGCAGGGAGGCAACCCGGACATCAAGCCAGAAGATATCCCGGTTGGCGACAAGACCTACACGTTCACCGCACCGACCAGCGGCTACATCACCGCCATAGACAACAAGGCCATCACGGGAATAGCCAGGGCCGCAGGGGCGCCGGAGGACAAAGGCGCGGGAATCGAGCTGTACGTCAAGGTTGGGGAGAAGGTCAAGGAGGGCGATCCGCTCTTCACAATCCACGCGGAGAGCGAGGCCAGGCTCGACCAGGCGACAGTCTTTGCAAGGAGAACCGAGCCCATAAGAATAGAGGGGATGGTCCTTCAGAGGATAGGCAATATTTAA
- the minD gene encoding cell division ATPase MinD, whose protein sequence is MEGRSIVFASGKGGTGKTTTVANLGVALAQFGKEVILLDADITMANLSLVLGMEDIPITLHDVLAGEADLKDAIYEGPAGVKVIPGGLSLEKIKKAKPEKLRQLIREIGQMADFVLIDAPAGLEMTSVTALLIGKELIIVTNPEISAITDSLKTKLIAEKLGTLPLGAILNRVTNEKTELTQEEIEAILEVPVLAVIPEDPEVKRASAYGVPLVIKNPTSPSAIAIKQLAAKLAGIKWQPPEPESPIKRVFKALFGGKK, encoded by the coding sequence TTGGAAGGCCGTTCAATTGTTTTTGCATCTGGAAAAGGTGGAACTGGTAAAACAACGACGGTTGCAAACCTGGGTGTTGCTCTGGCCCAGTTCGGAAAGGAGGTCATTCTGCTGGACGCGGACATCACGATGGCGAACCTGAGCCTCGTCCTTGGAATGGAGGACATTCCAATAACCCTCCACGACGTTCTGGCGGGCGAAGCGGACCTCAAGGACGCCATCTACGAAGGCCCGGCGGGAGTCAAGGTCATACCTGGAGGACTGAGCCTGGAGAAGATAAAGAAGGCCAAGCCGGAGAAGCTCAGGCAGCTCATCAGGGAGATAGGCCAGATGGCGGATTTCGTCCTCATCGATGCCCCCGCCGGCCTCGAAATGACATCCGTCACTGCCCTTCTCATAGGTAAAGAGCTCATAATCGTTACCAACCCCGAGATATCCGCGATCACGGACTCCCTTAAAACCAAGCTCATCGCCGAGAAGCTCGGAACACTCCCCCTCGGAGCGATACTCAACAGGGTAACCAACGAGAAGACCGAACTCACCCAGGAGGAGATAGAGGCCATTCTTGAGGTCCCGGTTCTGGCGGTGATACCCGAGGATCCCGAAGTCAAGCGTGCAAGCGCCTACGGTGTCCCGCTGGTAATCAAGAACCCCACCAGCCCGTCGGCGATAGCCATCAAACAGCTTGCGGCCAAACTTGCGGGAATCAAGTGGCAACCACCCGAGCCAGAGAGCCCCATAAAGAGGGTCTTCAAGGCACTCTTCGGAGGGAAGAAGTGA
- a CDS encoding slipin family protein, whose translation MAITASTVVISIVLLFVLIILATAIKIVKEYERAVIFRLGRVVGARGPGLFFIIPIFEKAVIVDLRTRVLDVPVQETITKDNVPVRVNAVVYFRVVDPVKAVTQVANYIMATSQIAQTTLRSVIGQAHLDELLSEREKLNLQLQKIIDEATDPWGIKVSTVEIKDVELPSGMQRAMARQAEAERERRARITLAEAERQAAEKLRDAAEIVSQHPMALQLRTLQTISDVASDKSNVIILPLPMEMLKLFRSLADTAEMAKVKLEKEVQEKLEAEARAKAGEE comes from the coding sequence ATGGCCATAACGGCAAGTACTGTGGTTATTTCGATTGTTTTGTTGTTTGTTTTGATTATACTGGCAACGGCCATAAAGATAGTCAAGGAGTACGAGAGGGCGGTTATATTCCGCCTCGGTAGGGTCGTGGGAGCAAGGGGTCCCGGACTGTTCTTCATCATTCCAATATTTGAGAAGGCGGTCATAGTGGACCTCCGTACGCGCGTCCTCGACGTGCCGGTGCAGGAGACCATAACCAAGGACAACGTTCCCGTCCGGGTCAACGCCGTCGTTTACTTCCGCGTGGTTGATCCCGTTAAGGCGGTTACCCAGGTGGCGAACTACATAATGGCCACCAGCCAGATCGCCCAAACGACCCTGAGGAGCGTCATCGGCCAGGCACACCTCGACGAGCTGCTGAGCGAGAGGGAGAAGCTTAACCTCCAGCTCCAGAAGATCATCGACGAGGCCACGGATCCGTGGGGAATAAAGGTCAGCACGGTTGAGATCAAGGACGTTGAGCTGCCGAGCGGCATGCAGAGGGCCATGGCCAGGCAGGCCGAGGCAGAGCGTGAGAGGAGGGCCAGGATAACCCTTGCAGAGGCGGAGCGCCAGGCGGCCGAGAAGCTCCGCGACGCCGCTGAGATAGTGTCCCAGCACCCGATGGCCCTTCAGCTCAGGACGCTCCAGACCATAAGCGATGTTGCCAGCGACAAGAGCAACGTGATCATCCTGCCGCTCCCGATGGAGATGCTCAAGCTCTTCAGGAGCCTGGCGGACACCGCGGAGATGGCCAAGGTAAAGCTTGAAAAGGAAGTCCAGGAGAAGCTGGAGGCCGAGGCCAGGGCAAAGGCGGGAGAGGAGTGA
- a CDS encoding NfeD family protein, whose translation MRLNVALVILVLFMVFLPSVSAQGGTVYVAKVDGMITGYTVDQFDRYISRAEDANASAIIIELNTPGGRADAMQEIVTRIESARVPVIIYVYPSGGMAASAGTYIALSSHLIAMAPGTVIGACRPILGYGQNGSIVEAPPKITNFYVAYLRELARMSGRNETLTAEFITEDRSVTPEEAMKYGVIEVIATDLDDLLQKADGMETKMPVKGKGKVVLHIKNANVVYLEPSFRDTVVKYITDPTIAYLLLNIGFIGLIFGFLTPGWHVPETIGAILLVLGLIGLGYFGYHSAGLILIVLAIIFFIAEALTPTFGLFTVAGVVTFVIGGILLFSGTGAGGEYLVTSETYSVLRIAILVMAILLGLFFLFGAATVVRAHRKKPEAGKEELIGKVGKVVEDVDPEGVVKLRGELWKAESQDGSRIPVGEKAKVVEVRGLTLIVEKVGGVKEGE comes from the coding sequence ATGAGGCTGAACGTTGCCCTGGTAATCCTGGTTTTGTTCATGGTGTTCCTCCCCAGCGTGAGTGCCCAGGGCGGCACAGTTTACGTTGCAAAGGTCGATGGAATGATAACCGGCTATACAGTCGATCAGTTCGACAGATACATAAGCAGGGCAGAGGATGCGAATGCCTCCGCTATAATTATCGAGCTGAACACCCCCGGCGGCAGGGCCGACGCCATGCAGGAGATAGTAACGCGGATTGAGAGCGCCAGGGTCCCGGTTATCATCTACGTCTACCCCTCGGGCGGAATGGCCGCATCCGCGGGAACGTACATCGCCCTGAGCTCCCATCTCATTGCCATGGCCCCTGGGACGGTGATAGGGGCCTGCAGGCCGATACTCGGCTACGGCCAGAACGGAAGCATCGTCGAAGCCCCGCCGAAGATAACCAACTTCTACGTGGCCTACCTCCGCGAGCTGGCCCGGATGAGCGGCAGGAACGAGACGCTCACGGCAGAGTTTATAACCGAGGACAGGAGCGTAACCCCCGAGGAGGCCATGAAGTACGGGGTCATTGAGGTCATAGCGACCGACCTTGACGACCTCCTCCAGAAAGCCGACGGCATGGAGACAAAGATGCCTGTCAAGGGAAAGGGGAAGGTCGTACTGCACATCAAAAACGCAAACGTGGTTTACCTGGAGCCATCCTTCAGGGACACAGTTGTAAAGTACATAACCGACCCAACCATAGCGTACCTCCTTCTGAACATAGGCTTCATAGGGCTGATATTCGGCTTTTTAACCCCCGGCTGGCACGTGCCGGAAACCATAGGGGCCATACTCCTAGTGCTCGGCCTCATCGGACTGGGTTACTTCGGATACCACAGCGCGGGCCTGATCCTCATAGTCCTAGCGATAATATTCTTCATAGCCGAGGCGCTGACGCCGACCTTCGGCCTGTTCACAGTTGCGGGGGTTGTGACCTTCGTCATAGGGGGCATTCTGCTCTTCAGCGGAACCGGAGCTGGAGGTGAGTACTTGGTGACGAGTGAGACGTACTCAGTACTGCGTATAGCGATACTGGTCATGGCAATACTGCTCGGGCTGTTCTTCCTCTTCGGTGCGGCCACTGTGGTCAGGGCCCACCGGAAAAAGCCCGAGGCTGGGAAAGAGGAGCTCATCGGGAAAGTCGGGAAGGTCGTGGAAGACGTCGACCCTGAGGGCGTCGTCAAGCTTCGTGGGGAGCTCTGGAAGGCGGAGAGCCAGGATGGGAGCAGAATCCCGGTCGGGGAGAAGGCCAAAGTTGTTGAAGTCAGGGGATTAACCCTCATCGTCGAAAAAGTTGGGGGAGTAAAGGAGGGAGAATGA
- a CDS encoding DNA-3-methyladenine glycosylase family protein, whose product MAGIDLRKTAGEMIRNGTWKFEDGVFYQAFGSGIAGYDGENFILPDSWGRRERKSAKEKLSFILGLDTDLDSFYAEISDSPFAFLIDEFHGLTVPASPDTYQALVETIAQQQVSFEFAQRTIANLVKLAGRPVGDLHAFPTPERIASLSEEELKKAKLGYRAGYIKSLTELYLAKKLDLELWDWGVEDAIRYLTRFRGIGKWSAELFLAYGLRKNVYPAGDLGLRRGIAKIFGKRVKEVREKDVRELIEPYGRWKGLLAFYVLCYDRKTEMERKRK is encoded by the coding sequence ATGGCTGGGATTGACCTGAGGAAGACCGCGGGCGAGATGATACGCAACGGAACGTGGAAGTTCGAAGACGGTGTTTTCTACCAGGCGTTTGGGAGCGGTATCGCCGGCTACGATGGAGAGAACTTCATTCTTCCGGATTCGTGGGGCAGAAGGGAACGAAAATCCGCGAAGGAAAAGTTGTCCTTTATCCTCGGCCTCGATACGGACCTGGATTCCTTCTACGCCGAGATAAGCGACTCCCCCTTCGCCTTCTTGATTGACGAGTTCCACGGCCTCACCGTTCCCGCCTCACCGGACACTTACCAGGCGTTAGTTGAGACGATAGCCCAGCAGCAGGTCAGCTTCGAGTTCGCCCAGAGAACTATCGCGAACCTCGTAAAGCTCGCGGGCAGGCCGGTGGGGGATTTACACGCATTCCCCACCCCCGAAAGGATAGCGTCTCTGAGCGAAGAGGAGCTGAAGAAGGCCAAGCTCGGCTATAGGGCTGGTTACATAAAGTCCCTGACGGAGCTTTATTTGGCCAAAAAGCTCGACCTTGAACTCTGGGACTGGGGCGTTGAGGATGCCATCAGATACCTCACGAGGTTCCGAGGAATAGGGAAATGGAGTGCGGAGCTTTTCCTGGCCTACGGTCTGAGAAAGAACGTCTACCCCGCAGGAGACCTTGGGCTCAGAAGGGGGATAGCAAAGATTTTTGGGAAGCGGGTTAAGGAAGTACGGGAGAAAGACGTGAGGGAGCTTATAGAACCCTACGGAAGGTGGAAGGGGCTTTTGGCGTTTTATGTTCTCTGCTACGACAGGAAGACCGAGATGGAGAGGAAGAGAAAATGA
- a CDS encoding type II toxin-antitoxin system VapC family toxin: MKVQVIDAAVFIQGIDVEGFTTPKVVDEVKDPESRLFLEGLISAGKVKVLVPSKESLEAVREAARKTGELGELSEADVEVLALAYELNATLFTDDYNLQNIAKILGIEFRTLKRGIKRVIRWNYVCIGCGKRFSEMPPEGICPDCGSPVRLIPKKKRRRKRPGRARRS, translated from the coding sequence ATGAAGGTTCAGGTCATAGATGCGGCGGTCTTCATTCAGGGGATAGACGTCGAGGGCTTCACGACGCCGAAGGTCGTTGATGAGGTTAAAGACCCGGAGTCGAGGCTCTTTTTGGAGGGGTTGATAAGCGCCGGAAAGGTCAAGGTCCTCGTCCCCTCAAAGGAGAGCCTTGAGGCGGTAAGGGAAGCGGCCAGAAAGACGGGCGAGCTGGGGGAGCTGAGCGAGGCGGACGTTGAGGTTTTAGCCCTCGCGTACGAGCTCAATGCTACCTTGTTCACCGACGACTACAACCTGCAGAACATAGCGAAAATCCTCGGAATAGAGTTCAGAACCCTGAAGCGCGGGATAAAGCGAGTCATCCGCTGGAACTACGTCTGCATCGGCTGTGGAAAGCGTTTCTCAGAGATGCCGCCGGAGGGAATCTGCCCGGATTGCGGCAGCCCGGTGAGGTTGATACCGAAGAAGAAGCGCCGGAGAAAACGCCCCGGACGGGCTCGGCGCTCATAG
- a CDS encoding LamB/YcsF family protein, with amino-acid sequence MKVDLNSDLGESFGRYKLGLDEEVMNYITSANVATGWHAGDPIVIRRTVRLAKENGVAVGAHPGYPDLLGFGRRYMKLSPEEARNYILYQIGALYAFTRAEGIELQHVKPHGALYNALVKEEELARAVIEGIADFDRNLIFVALSGSRPAEIAEEMGVKVAREVFADRAYNPDGTLVPRSKPGAVIHEEEAIAERVVSMVKDGGVRAINGEWVELKADSICVHGDNPKAVQIAARIRRVLEEEGVRVVPMREIVR; translated from the coding sequence ATGAAGGTTGACCTGAACTCGGACCTCGGCGAGAGCTTCGGCCGTTACAAGCTCGGCCTCGACGAGGAGGTCATGAACTACATCACGAGCGCCAACGTTGCAACGGGCTGGCACGCCGGCGACCCGATAGTCATACGGAGAACTGTAAGACTTGCGAAGGAGAATGGAGTGGCCGTCGGGGCGCACCCTGGCTACCCGGATTTGCTCGGCTTCGGGAGGAGGTATATGAAACTCTCGCCCGAGGAGGCGAGGAACTACATCCTCTACCAGATTGGCGCCCTCTACGCCTTCACGAGGGCTGAAGGAATCGAGCTCCAGCACGTTAAGCCCCACGGGGCACTCTACAACGCCCTCGTTAAGGAGGAAGAGCTCGCGAGGGCGGTCATCGAGGGGATAGCGGACTTCGATAGGAACCTGATATTCGTGGCCCTCTCCGGCTCAAGGCCGGCAGAAATAGCCGAAGAGATGGGGGTTAAGGTTGCCCGCGAGGTTTTCGCAGACAGGGCTTACAACCCTGACGGAACCCTCGTTCCCCGTTCGAAGCCGGGAGCGGTCATACACGAGGAGGAAGCGATAGCCGAGCGCGTGGTCTCGATGGTCAAGGACGGTGGAGTCAGGGCGATAAACGGGGAGTGGGTCGAGCTGAAGGCTGACTCCATCTGCGTCCACGGGGACAACCCGAAGGCAGTCCAAATTGCAGCGAGGATAAGGAGAGTCCTTGAGGAGGAAGGGGTTAGGGTAGTGCCGATGAGGGAGATCGTGCGGTGA